A window of uncultured Gellertiella sp. genomic DNA:
GTCAGCTTTGCCGACAATGCGCAGAAGAGCCCGGAATTCGTCTCGCTCAACCCCAATGGCCGCATTCCCGCGATCCTCGACCCGAACGGGCCGGATGGCAAGCCACTCGGCCTGTTCGAGTCCGGGGCCATCCTGGTCTATCTGGCGGAAAAGACCGGCAAGCTGCTGCCGAAGGATGCGGCGGGGCGCTATGAGACGCTGGCATGGGTCTTCTTCCAGATGGGCGGCGTCGGCCCGATGTTCGGGCAGTTCGGCCATTTCTTCAAATATGCCGCCGACAAGGTGGCGAACAATTCCTATCCGGTCGAACGCTACCGCGATGAGACCAGACGGCTGCTCGGCGTGCTCGAGGAACGGCTTGCCGGCCGCTCCTTCCTGATGGGCGAGGACTATACGATTGCCGATATCGCCACCTTCCCCTGGGTGCGCGGCACCGATGTGTTTTATGGCGCCCGCGATGTGCTGGATCTCGGCAGTTACCCGAATGTGATGGCCTGGGTCGAGCGCTGCTGGGCGCGTCCTGCCAGCCAGAAGGGCTGGGCGGTTCCGGCCTGACCGCGCAAAGGCGCTGCGGTGTCCCTCAGGCGAACAGGCTGTGGGGACCGGAGGTTCTGAATTCCTCAAGCGTGACGCGGGGGAACAGGAAGATGCCGGTCAGCGACAGGCCTGACCCTTCCTGCAACTCCGTCGAGCCGGCCATGCAGAAGACCGGCTGGTGCCTGTCGTCATCGAGCCGCACCGAGGCGGCATAGCAGAAGGAAAAGGGCGTTGCGGCAGCCTGCTCGAACAGGCCGATGATACGGCTGCGGTCCGGGGCCGGATAGGCGCGGGCAAGGGTGATCAGACCACAGGTGCGGGCGGCAAGTCCATGCATGGCGGCTGCCCTCAGCCCGATCCGGATGGTGCCTGCCTGAAGGTCGGCAGACCATTCTTCCGAACTGCAATAGGTGGCAAGCGGTGCCGTCGATCCGACAGCGATGCTGGCGCGAGAATAAGACGGCTGTTCAGCCGTCGCGGAAGTCTTGAACATCATACCATCCCCAAAATGTCCACCGGCACCTGGATGGCCACTGTCCAACCCGGTCATTGCGTGCCAATCCCGCAAGGTCAAGCCGCCTCATAACGCAAAACTTCGCTTGCGTGCCCTGGTGAGGCCGTTGATCAGACAGGGATGCAAAACTATAACCGCAAAAACGCATCGTGTTTTCACGGTCATCTCCCATTCGCATTCTTGCGCGAAACCTGCATGGTTCCGCCTTTTTGTTTCTCGGCGAACGGTCAAACTGAACAAATCATGTCAGCGACCGAATCTATAAATCAGCTGACAGAGAATGCAATGCTATTTTATGACTGAATAATTCAGGGGCCGGCCTCCCGCGCGACAGGCGCAGGCCGCTATTGCCGGTCGCGCCGGGAAAACCGTCCGAAGCTCCAGACATTGCCTTCTCCTGCCGGAAAAGGCGATGTCTGGAGCAAGCGGGGACAGGCTTTACTTGACGATATGCCACATGCCCTTGTAGCCGTCGCCCATCATGTCGCCGGCCTTCTTGTCGTCCGCGTAGGTATAGAGCGGCTTGCCGTCATAGGCCCACATCATCTTGCCATCCATGGCCTTGACGAGGCTCCATTTGCCTTCGGCTTTTGCACCCTTTTCCGCATGGAAGGGCTTCCATTCCTTCATGCAGGCCTTGTTGCACATCGACTTGCCGTTGGCGTCCTTGTCAAACGTATAGAGCATCATGCCCTTTTCGGTGGCCAGTGCCTTGCCACCCTTGGCATCCATCATCATCGCCGGTTCGGCAGCCATCGTTGCAACGGATGTCGCGGCCAGCAGTGCAAACGCAATCAAAGCAGTTTTCATGGTCGTTCCTCCGACCGGACGACCGCGGAATGCGGTCGGTGCCGGTCCACCTCGGCTAACGGTTCGACCGGCCACGGGTTCCATCACCTTCGCGTGATCCCGGGGGGATCCAATCCCCCCGGGAAGGGATGCAATCCCCCGGTCACAAACCGGCCTTCATGAAATCGACGAAGGCGCGAAAGGCGGGAATCCGCTGGCTGGATTTCGGGAAATAGAGGAAATAGCCGGGGTGCGGCAGGGCATGGTCGTCAAGCACGGTTTCCAGCAGGCCGAGCTCAAGTTCCCGCGACACGGCGGGGCGAAACAGCCAGGCAAGCCCGCTGCCATTGACGGCGGCGCGCACCAGGGCAGGGGTGCTGTTGACGATCAGCTGTCCCGACACATCCAGACTGATGATCGCCTCCCCCTGGCGAAATCGCCATTCGGCGAAGCGGCCCGAGGTAATGTAGCGATAGCGGATGCAGCTGTGATCGAGCAGATCGCGCGGCACCCGAGGGCGGCCCCGTTCGGCGAGATAGGCGGGCGAGGCGAAGACCACTTCCCGGAACGGCGAGCAAAGACGGACCGCCGTCATCTCCTGCTGGATATTCTCGCCCAGCCGGATGCCGCCGTGAAATCCTTCCCCCACCACATCGACAAAGGCCTCGCTGAAAGAGAGGTCGAGCAGGATATCGGGATAGCGGTCCTGAAACGCCTTGAGCCGGTCGGCAAAGGTCATGTCGAAGGCGATATAGGGGAGGGTAAGGCGGAGCGTCCCCTTGATGACATCACCGCTGTCGCGCACATCCTGCAGCGCGTCTTCCAGCTGGGCGAGGGCCGGAGCGGCGCGCGCCAGAAGCACCCGCCCGGCATCCGTCAGGCTGAGGGATCGGGTGGTGCGGGCAAACAGCGGCGTGCCGATCTGGTCTTCCAGCATCTTCAGCTGATAGCTGATTGCCGGCGGTCGTACGCCGAGTACGGCGGCGGCCCGGGTCAGTGATCCCTCCTGCGCGACCGTCACGAATACGGTAAGTCCGGCGAAATCGGGTCTGGCCATTATTCGATGTCCTTTATCAATCTCATATTATTGCACGGTCTACATCGATGATTGCCACTCGTCTATGCTGTTTGCACTGGCCTTCCCAGGGGAGGCCCGTTCCCGACCACCCCGCCATCATGGCGGCCCCTGCTTTTGAACCCCCCGGAGACCCTATGTCTGACACCCATGGAATGATGACGGCTGATGCCGATGGCCGGATGCTGCCGACCGAATTCGTCGTGCCCGCCAATGTTCTGCGCGGCACGCCTGATGAAAGCGGCCATATCTATCTCAGCACCGAAGACGGCAGCACCGTGCTCGGCGTCTGGGAATGCGGAGCCTATGCCGAACGGCTGGTTGACTATCCCTATAATGAAATGTGCACCCTGATCGAAGGCGCCGTCGAGATCACCGCCGATGGCGGCGAGATGGTCACCTACCGGGCAGGCGACACCTTCTTCATGGCCAAGGGCTTTACCGGCCTGTGGGAATCCCATGGCCGCTTCAAGAAGTTCTTCATGGTCTGCGCCAACTGAGCGCACCGTGCCCGACGCTTAGAGTTTGTCAGGGAAAAGTGGAATCCGGTTTTCCCGCTCAAACTTGTTTGAGCGCTCAAACTTGTTTGAGCGAAAAGACAAACGAAAACAAAGGGCACTAGAGTTTGTCTGGTTCAATAAGAACCTGACAGACGCTAGAGTTTGTCAGGGAAAAGTGGAATCCGGTTTTCCCGCTCAAACTTGTTTGAGCGCTCAAACTTGTTTGAGCGAAAAGACAAACGAAAACAAAGGGCATTAGAGTCTGTCTGGTTCAATAAGAACCTGACAGACGCTAGGCGTCACCACATCCTCCGAAATGCAGAAAGGCGGCCCGCAAAGGCCGCCTTTCCAATTACATGACCTTTTCGGGTCTGCCTACATCATGCCGCCCGTTCAGCGCGCTTGTCGCGCTGAACCAACTTGAAGGCGTGGGCGTGGGTGCAACAGACCTTTTCGGGTCTGCTTACATCATGCCGCCCGTTCAGCGCGCTTGTCGCGCTGAACCAACTTGAAGGCGTGGGCGTGGGTGCAACAGACCTTTTCGGGTCTGCTTACATCATGCCGCCCATGCCGCCCATGTCGGGCATGCCGCCGCCCATGCCGCCGGCGCTGTCCTTCTTCGGAGCGTCAGCAATCATGGCTTCGGTGGTGACCAGCAGGCCTGCAACCGAAGCTGCGTCCTGGAGGGCGGTGCGCACGACCTTGACCGGGTCGACGATACCCATGGCGATCATGTCGCCATATTCGCCGGTCTGGGCGTTGTAGCCCCAGTTTTCCTGGTCCTTGTCGAGGATCTTGCCGACAACGATCGAGGCTTCGTCGCCTGCGTTTTCAGCGATCTGGCGGCAAGGCGACTGGAGGGCGCGGCGCACGATGTTGATGCCGGCTTCCTGGTCCTGGTTTGCACCCTTGACGGTGATCTTGACGGAAGAACGCAGCAGGGCGGTACCGCCGCCAGCGACGATGCCTTCCTGAACGGCAGCGCGGGTTGCGTTCAGCGCGTCGTCGATGCGGTCCTTCTTTTCCTTGACTTCGATTTCCGTTGCACCGCCAACGCGGATCACGGCAACGCCGCCGGCGAGCTTGGCAAGACGTTCCTGCAGCTTTTCGCGGTCGTAGTCGGAAGAGGTTTCTTCGATCTGGGCCTTGATCTGGGCAACGCGGCCTTCGATCTCGGACTTCTTGCCAGCGCCATCAACGATGGTGGTGTTTTCCTTGGTGATCGACACCTTCTTGGCGCGGCCGAGCATGTCGAGCGTGACATTTTCGAGCTTGATGCCGATGTCTTCGGAAATCACCTGGCCACCGGTCAGGATCGCGATGTCTTCGAGCATGGCCTTGCGGCGGTCGCCGAAGCCGGGAGCCTTGACGGCAGCAATCTTCAGGCCGCCACGCAGCTTGTTGACGACGAGCGTTGCAAGGGCTTCGCCTTCGACGTCTTCCGCGATGATGACGAGCGGCTTGCCGGTCTGGACGACAGCTTCCAGAACCGGAAGCATGGCCTGCAGGTTCGAGAGCTTCTTCTCGTGGAGAAGGATGAAGGCGTCTTCGAGGTCGGCAACCATCTTTTCAGCGTTGGTGACGAAGTAGGGGCTGAGGTAGCCGCGGTCGAACTGCATGCCTTCGACGACTTCCAGTTCGGTTTCGGCGGTCTTGGCTTCTTCAACCGTGATCACGCCTTCATTGCCGACCTTCTGCATGGCTTCGGCAATCTGGAGGCCGATGGAGCGCTCGCCGTTGGCCGAAATCGTGCCGACCTGGGCAACTTCTTCCGACGTGTTGATCTTCTTGGCCTTCGCCTGGAGATCGGCAACAACTTCGGTGACGGCGAGATCGATGCCGCGCTTCAGATCCATCGGGTTCATGCCGGCGGCAACAGCCTTGGCACCTTCGCGAACGATGGCCTGGGCAAGAACGGTTGCGGTCGTGGTGCCGTCACCGGCGATGTCGTTGGTCTTCGAAGCCACTTCGCGCACCATCTGGGCGCCCATGTTCTCGAACTTGTCTTCCAGTTCGATTTCCTTGGCAACGGAAACGCCGTCCTTGGTGATGCGCGGTGCGCCGAAGGACTTGTCGATGATGACGTTGCGGCCCTTCGGGCCAAGCGTCACCTTTACAGCGTCGGCCAGAATGTCCACGCCACGGAGCATCTTTTCGCGGGCGGTACGGCCAAACTTGATTTCTTTAGCAGCCATTTCAATAACTCCCGGGCATCAAGCCCATTGGTTGTCAGTTCAAATGAGGTGGGTAACCGGCAATCAGCCGATAATGCCCATGATGTCGGCTTCCTTCATGATCAGAAGGTCTTCGCCGTTGAGCTTGACTTCGGTGCCCGACCATTTGCCGAACAGGACGCGGTCGCCAGCCTTGACGTCGAGCGGGTTGATCTTGCCGCTTTCGTCACGGGCGCCGGAGCCAACAGCGACGACTTCGCCTTCCTGCGGCTTTTCCTTGGCGGTGTCAGGAATGATGATGCCGCCCTTGGTCTTTTCTTCGGACTCGACGCGACGAACAACGACGCGATCATGCAGCGGACGGAAATTGGTGCTTGTCATTGTCTATTCCCTCGATCAAATGACCCGGCGGATCGCTGTCGACCCGCGCTGATTGTCTGCGGGAGCTTTGCCCGCAAGATACATGCTAGCACTCAGCAGTGGTGAGTGCCAGCGGCTTGGAGATAAGGACGACGGGGTTGAGAGTCAAGAACGGGGCCATGAAAAATTCTGCGCCTGGTAAACGGCCCGGTTCAGATGATCTCCCTTCTGTCCTGCCGGACCGGCAGCCATGAAGGCCAGCAAGGGCGACATGCCGGAAAACCATCCGTCTTTGGCCGAGGCGACGGCGATCTGGCTGAAGATCGGTTTCCTGAGCTTCGGCGGTCCCGCCGGGCAGATTGGGCTGATGCACCGGCTGCTGGTCGAGGACAAGCGCTGGGTCGGGGAGGAGCAGTTTCTCCATGCGCTGAATTTCTGCATGCTGTTGCCCGGCCCCGAAGCCCAGCAACTTGCCACCTATTGCGGCTGGCTGCTGCATGGCAGGCGCGGCGGGTTGATTGCGGGCACGCTGTTCTTCCTGCCGGGGCTGGTGCTGATCCTGCTGCTGTCGACGCTTTACGCCGGGTTCAGCGACACCCACTGGCTTGCCAGCCTGTTTTTCGGGCTGAAGGCGGCGGTGCTGTCTGTCGTTGTCGAGGCGCTGATCCGGGTCGGCAGGCGGTCGCTGGTCAGCCGTTTTCACCGGGTCGTCGCGGGTCTCTCCTTTCTGGCGCTGTTTCTTCTCGATCTGTCCTTCCCGCTGGTGGTGCTCGGGGCGGGTGTCGCGGGCTATGTCGCGGTGCGGACAGGCTTCATCGCCAAGCCGAAACTGCAGAAATTGCCCGCCTTGAAGGGCAAGCGGCCGCGCAAACCGAAACCCATGGCGACGCTGAAGGTGATTGCCGTCTGGCTCGCCGTCTGGATGCTGCCGCTGCCGCTTCTCTGGTGGCTGCCGAGCGATCCGGACCTGATTGCCGAGGTGATGACCGGAAGTCCGAATACATTCGCCACCCTGTTCCTGTTCTTCTCGAAGCTGGCGATGGTGACCTTTGGCGGGGCCTATGCGGTGCTGGCCTATGTCAGCCAGACCGCCTCCAGCCATTTTGCCTGGCTGAATGCGGGCGAAATGCTGGACGGGCTGGCGCTGGCCGAGACCACGCCGGGGCCGCTGGTGCTGGTGCTGAGTTTTGTCGGCTTTCTCGCGGGCTACCGCAATCCCGGCGGTTTTCCGGCACTGGCGGGTGGCCTGGCGGGCGGGGTGATTGCCGCCTGGGCGACCTTCCTGCCGAGCTTCCTGTGGATCTTTGCCGGCGCCCCCTATATCGAGCGGCTGAGAACCAACCGGGCGCTGTCAGGCGCCCTGTCGGCGGTGACGGCGGCGGTGACCGGCGTCATCCTCAACCTGTCGATCTGGTTCGCCCTGCATGTGCTCTTCTCCTCGACCCACCGGATCGCACTGCTGAGCCGTTCGGCAAGCACCGGCGCGGGCAGCACCGACGTGGCGCTGGTGTCGCTGCCCTTTCCGGATATCACCAGCCTCAACCCCGCCGTGGCGGTGCTGGCCCTGGTGGCGGCGCTGATGATGTTCCGTCTGCATGCGGGCATCGTCAGAACCCTTGGCCTCTGCGCGGTGCTCGGCTGGGTCTGGCAGATCATTGCCACCCATTGGGGCCTGGTGGAATGAATTTGACATTCGATGCCCATTCGCCGCGATCTCGAGGATCGAATGTCAAATTCGTAAATTCCACTAGAAACATAGTGTTACTAGTGGTTTTCATGATTCCGACATTTGCTCTCGCGGGTAAAGCGGACGGTAGCAAATGTCGGAATCAAACCACTAGGATAGGCGCATCCTCCAAACGAATTTCGCCAAAAATCCTTGCCATCGCGCTCGAGCTTTGTCATGTCAGCCCGGAACGCACGCACGGGAATGGCAAGGCATGGCTCTGAAAATCAACCGGTTCGACGATATCACCTCCTCCTATGACGTGGTGCTGTGTGATGTCTGGGGCGTGCTGCACAATGGCGTCGATGCCTATCCCGAGGCGGGAGAAGCGCTGAGTGCGGCCCGTGCGACCGGCAAGGTGGTGGTGCTGATCACCAATTCGCCGCGTCCCTGGCCGGGGGTGAAGTCGCAGCTGCGGCTGCTCGGCGTGCCGGATG
This region includes:
- a CDS encoding glutathione binding-like protein codes for the protein MADLSAFPVTTRWPAANPDVIQLYSLATPNGVKVSIALEELGLAYEAHKVSFADNAQKSPEFVSLNPNGRIPAILDPNGPDGKPLGLFESGAILVYLAEKTGKLLPKDAAGRYETLAWVFFQMGGVGPMFGQFGHFFKYAADKVANNSYPVERYRDETRRLLGVLEERLAGRSFLMGEDYTIADIATFPWVRGTDVFYGARDVLDLGSYPNVMAWVERCWARPASQKGWAVPA
- a CDS encoding LysR family transcriptional regulator, which codes for MARPDFAGLTVFVTVAQEGSLTRAAAVLGVRPPAISYQLKMLEDQIGTPLFARTTRSLSLTDAGRVLLARAAPALAQLEDALQDVRDSGDVIKGTLRLTLPYIAFDMTFADRLKAFQDRYPDILLDLSFSEAFVDVVGEGFHGGIRLGENIQQEMTAVRLCSPFREVVFASPAYLAERGRPRVPRDLLDHSCIRYRYITSGRFAEWRFRQGEAIISLDVSGQLIVNSTPALVRAAVNGSGLAWLFRPAVSRELELGLLETVLDDHALPHPGYFLYFPKSSQRIPAFRAFVDFMKAGL
- a CDS encoding cupin domain-containing protein, with protein sequence MSDTHGMMTADADGRMLPTEFVVPANVLRGTPDESGHIYLSTEDGSTVLGVWECGAYAERLVDYPYNEMCTLIEGAVEITADGGEMVTYRAGDTFFMAKGFTGLWESHGRFKKFFMVCAN
- the groL gene encoding chaperonin GroEL (60 kDa chaperone family; promotes refolding of misfolded polypeptides especially under stressful conditions; forms two stacked rings of heptamers to form a barrel-shaped 14mer; ends can be capped by GroES; misfolded proteins enter the barrel where they are refolded when GroES binds), producing the protein MAAKEIKFGRTAREKMLRGVDILADAVKVTLGPKGRNVIIDKSFGAPRITKDGVSVAKEIELEDKFENMGAQMVREVASKTNDIAGDGTTTATVLAQAIVREGAKAVAAGMNPMDLKRGIDLAVTEVVADLQAKAKKINTSEEVAQVGTISANGERSIGLQIAEAMQKVGNEGVITVEEAKTAETELEVVEGMQFDRGYLSPYFVTNAEKMVADLEDAFILLHEKKLSNLQAMLPVLEAVVQTGKPLVIIAEDVEGEALATLVVNKLRGGLKIAAVKAPGFGDRRKAMLEDIAILTGGQVISEDIGIKLENVTLDMLGRAKKVSITKENTTIVDGAGKKSEIEGRVAQIKAQIEETSSDYDREKLQERLAKLAGGVAVIRVGGATEIEVKEKKDRIDDALNATRAAVQEGIVAGGGTALLRSSVKITVKGANQDQEAGINIVRRALQSPCRQIAENAGDEASIVVGKILDKDQENWGYNAQTGEYGDMIAMGIVDPVKVVRTALQDAASVAGLLVTTEAMIADAPKKDSAGGMGGGMPDMGGMGGMM
- the groES gene encoding co-chaperone GroES, with amino-acid sequence MTSTNFRPLHDRVVVRRVESEEKTKGGIIIPDTAKEKPQEGEVVAVGSGARDESGKINPLDVKAGDRVLFGKWSGTEVKLNGEDLLIMKEADIMGIIG
- the chrA gene encoding chromate efflux transporter translates to MKASKGDMPENHPSLAEATAIWLKIGFLSFGGPAGQIGLMHRLLVEDKRWVGEEQFLHALNFCMLLPGPEAQQLATYCGWLLHGRRGGLIAGTLFFLPGLVLILLLSTLYAGFSDTHWLASLFFGLKAAVLSVVVEALIRVGRRSLVSRFHRVVAGLSFLALFLLDLSFPLVVLGAGVAGYVAVRTGFIAKPKLQKLPALKGKRPRKPKPMATLKVIAVWLAVWMLPLPLLWWLPSDPDLIAEVMTGSPNTFATLFLFFSKLAMVTFGGAYAVLAYVSQTASSHFAWLNAGEMLDGLALAETTPGPLVLVLSFVGFLAGYRNPGGFPALAGGLAGGVIAAWATFLPSFLWIFAGAPYIERLRTNRALSGALSAVTAAVTGVILNLSIWFALHVLFSSTHRIALLSRSASTGAGSTDVALVSLPFPDITSLNPAVAVLALVAALMMFRLHAGIVRTLGLCAVLGWVWQIIATHWGLVE